The genome window CGTCGTCGGGCGTCTCGACGAGATCCTCACCGGCCAAGACGCGACCGAGCCGTTCCGGCACCTGGGGCCCGAGGACCGCACTGCGATCCGGGAGATCCTGCTGGAAACCAAGCCGGGCCTGTTTGCCTCCTAGGACAAAGAGACGCTGCCCCCTCCTGGGTAGCGATCACCTGGTTCAGGCCGCCTTGTCGGCGCGGTAGTTCTGCTTCTCTTCCAGGATCGAGCTGGCGTCGAACCGCTTGCCGAAGTACTTCGTCTGCGCGTCTTCGTTGCTGAGGACCGTCTTGGCGTCGCCGCTGACGAGCACCTGCCCCTGGACGATGACGTAGTTCCGGTCCGTGATCGTGAGCGTTTCCCGCTCGCGGTGGTCGGTCAGCAGGATCGAGATCCCGGAGTCCCGCAGGTCGGAGATGATGTCCTGGATGTCGTTGATCGTGATCGGGTCAATCCCGGTGAACGGTTCGTCCAGGAGGATGATCTTGGGATCGCTGGCGAGGCAGCGGGCGATCTCCAGCCGCCGCTTCTCCCCGCCGGACATCGTGTGGGCGATCTGCCGGCGGCGGTTCTGAAGGCCGAACTGCGAGAGGAGCTTGTCGACCTTGGCCATCCGCTCCTTGTGGCTGAGCGGGAAGAACTCGAGGATCGCGAGGATGTTCTCTTCGACCGTCAGTTTCACGAAGTAGCTGTGGTTCTGCGGCAGGTAGCCCATGCCGACGCGACATCGCTGATACATCGGCCAGCGGCTCACGTCTTTGCCGTGCAGGAAGATCCGGCCGTCGGTCGGGACCGTGAGGCCGCACGCCATGCTGAAGCTCGTCGACTTGCCCGCCCCGTTGGGGCCAAGGAGGCCGACGATCTCTCCCTTGTCGACGGAGAACGACACCCCTTGAACGGCCCGCTTCCCGTTCGGGTAGACCTTCACGAGATCTTTCGCTTCCAGCAGCGCCATCCTTTGCCTCCCCTCTAACAACCCGGACGCCATTCCGGGGGCCGGAGTCTACCGGGCGACGCAAAAGCGTCACAAGGGCGGTCGGGCGGGGCGAGGAGGCCAGCGGCGTGGTCTCGGAGCTTCGCGGCCTTCCATGAACGCATTTGATCCAGAGACCCAGGAATCGCGTTTGCGTCACGAACCGCTTCCGAAGGGGCGATGCGAAAGTCGCTGTTGACGTTGAGCGAAGTCTCCCATAGTTTTGCGGCGATTCTGCCACGAATCGCTGAGCTCTCTCCCTTGAGGTTTGCAAGCCATGTCCAAGCCCGCTGCTCCCGCTGCAACGGCCGCCGCCAAAAAGCAGGAAGAGAACGAGAACCGGATTCTCCTCTTCTCGTATCCCAAGATCATCTTCCTCTACCCGTCCTACCTCGTGGCCATCGTGGCGGCGATCTGGTCGTTCATCGAGCGGGCGGACATCACGTCGAGCGGCCACGTGATTGTCAGCTGGGCGTTCCTGATCACTTTGTCGATCAATCTCGTCGTCCTGTCGTTCGACTTTCCCCGCACCACCTCGATCACGCTCTTCTTCCTGATCGTCGCGGTCGGCCTGGGACTCGCGCTCGGGTCGGTCTACGTCCCGACCCTGTTCCCCGTTCTGGGATCGTTCCTCCGCAGCCTGCAGCCGACGGCGAACCACATGTTCTTCCTGCTGTTCGCCTTCGTGATGTCGTTGATCTACATGGGGGTGTGGACTCACTCCCGCTTCGATTACTGGGAGGTCCGCGGCAACGAACTGCTCCATCACCACGGCTTCATGAGCGACCTCGAGCGGTTCCCGGCCCCGCAGCTCAAGATCGACAAGGAAGTGAACGACGTCTTCGAATACCTCCTGCTCGGCTCGGGGCGGCTGATCCTCCATCCCAGCAACGAGCGGCGGGCGATCGTCCTGGAGAATGTCGCCTTCATCACTTCGAAAGAGCAGCGGATTACGCGTCTGTTAGGCTCGATGGAGGTCCGGGTTCGGAAGGACAGCGACGAGGTCTGAGGGTGACCGATCGAACGGGACTGCCTATGATGGGTTGTCCCGTTTGCTGCGCGGAAGGCTCCCGCGCTGGTGAGGCATCCAGACGCAGGAGAACTCGTCCATGGAAATCCGCTCCCCGCGTACCGGTCTGAAGTCGGTTGCTGTCCGTTCCGGCCTCTGGATGCTCCTGATCGCGTTCCTCGTCGGATCGGTCTGGAGCGTGCTGCCGTCGAAATCCCCGTTCGGGCTACGCGAGCTGGCCGCTCAGGACAAGGGGGACGAGAAGAAGGACGAAAAGGAGGCGGCCGACGCTGTCCCGAGTGAGAACCCGTTCCCCGGCCGCTTCCCGGCTCCCAGCCTGGAAGGGGGAGTCGAGTGGCTCAACACCGCCGGCGAGATCTCGCTGAAGGACCTGCGGGGGAAGGTCGTCCTGCTCGACTTCTGGACGTACTGCTGCATCAACTGCATCCACGTCCTGCCGGACCTCAAGAAGCTCGAAGAGAAGTACGACAAGCAGCTTGTCGTCATCGGCGTTCATCACCCGAAGTTCGAGAACGAGCGGGACACCGAGAACATCCGCCGGGCGATCCTGCGATACGAGATCTCGCACCCGGTCGTGAATGACGCCAACCGCGTCATCGCCGAGAAGTACCAGTTCAGCAGCTGGCCGACCCTCGTCCTGATCGACCCCGAGGGGAATTTCGTCGGGCAGCAGCCCGGCGAAGGGACCGGCGAGCTGTTCGACATGGTGATCGGCAAGATGATCGCCTATCACCGGGCCAAGGGGACGCTTGATGAGACCCCCGTCCGGTTCGCCCTCGAGCGGGCCAAGGCGGAGCCGACGCCGCTGCGGTTCCCGGGGAAGATCCTGACCGACGTGGCGGGGGACCGGCTGTTCGTCTCGGACAGCAACCACAACCGGATCGTCGTCAGCAGCCTGTCCGGTCAGCTCAAAGAAGTGATCGGCAGCGGCGCGATTGGCCGCAAGGATGGAGACTACGCGACCGCCGAGTTCGACCATCCGCAGGGGATGGCGCTCGTCGATGACGTCCTGTACGTCGCGGATACCGAGAATCACCTGCTCCGGGCGGTCGACCTCAAGGCCAGGACCGTCACGACCAAGGCCGGGACCGGTGTTCAGTCGAAGTCGCGGGAAGCGGGTGGACCGCTGCTGCGGACGGCGCTGAACAGCCCCTGGGCCCTGACCTATCTCGACGGCAAGCTCTACGTCGCCATGGCGGGACCGCACCAGCTCTGGTCGTGGGAACTCGGATCGAACGACATCCGCGTCTTCGCCGGCTCGGGGCGTGAAGACATTCTCGACGGGACGCGGGCCGAAGCCGCCCTCGCACAGCCCTCGGGAATCACGACCGACGGCAAGGTCCTCTATCACGTCGACAGCGAAGGCTCGGCGGTCCGCCGCGTCACGCTCGGGGGGAAGGGGCGTGTCGACACGGTCGCCGGGCCGCGCGACTTCCCGCGGGGCCGCTCGCTGTTCGAGTTCGGCGACGTCGACGGCCGCGGCGCGACGGTCCGGATGCAGCATCCGCTCGATGTCCTGTTTCACGACGGCAAACTCTTCGTGGCGGATACCTACAACCACAAGATCAAGGTCATCGATCCCAAGACCGAAGCGACGGCGACCTGGCTCGGCACCGGGAAGCGCGGGGCGGGGCTCTCCCCGGTCGAGCTCTCGGAGCCGGCGGGCCTGGCGATCGCCGGCGACCAGCTCCTCGTGGCGGACACGAACAACCACCGGCTGCTGTCGGTCGATCTCAAGACGAAGGCGACCCGCGAGTTTGTGATCAACGGCCTCACCCCTCCGGCTCCGCCGCAGCCCAGGGAAGAGAACGACGGACTCGCGCCGGTCGAACTCCCGGCCATCGCCGCCAAGGCGGGGGAAACCCTGACGCTCACGCTCGATTTCACCCTCCCGCCGGCCCACAAGCTCAACCCGCTGGGGCCCGTCAGCTATCGCCTCAAGGCGGTCGGGACGGCGACGGCGGTCGATAGTGCCGTCCTCGGCGCCCGCCACGACGGCTCGGGCGAGGGGAGCACGGGAACGATCGAGCTCCCCCTGGCCGCGACGCCGGGGAAGGGGACGTACGAGCTGACGATGAACTACACGTACTGCCGGGAAGGGACCGAGGCGGTCTGCCGCTTCGGCCGGCAGAAGTGGAAGGTGACGATCACCACCTCGGCCGACGGTTCGACCAAGCCGGTTGCCATTCCGGTTCGTGTCGCCATGAATTGATCGGGAGGGAGCTGGTTCCGAGTGGCGGACGTAATGTGCCAGCACGCTGAGACCCGGGGGCCGGGCAGGCGGCGGCAGATCACGTCAACTTGCGCCGCCGGTTCCCCAATCTCGTCCGTTCCCCTCTTCCTTCCGCCTGTTCCGGCGGTTCTGTACCGTACCGGTCGTGCTCTGCATTGCTCCCCCGCGTCCCCAAGTATCGCGTGAGGCAGACATGGCGAAACCTCCGGTCCTGCAGGTGTACCAGGCAGGCGAGACAACGATCGTCGGGTTCTGTGGCCAGGAGATCCTGGACGAGATTGGCGTCTCGCAGTGCCGGACCGAGGTCATTGAGATTCTCAAGGCCAACGACTGCAAAGTGCTCGCCTTCGACCTCACGGGCGTCCAGATCATCCCGAGCGGACTGCTCGGGCTGCTCTCCTCGATCCGGCAGATGGGTGTCGACGTCCATCTCTACAATCCGTCTGACGACGTCCGCGAGGTCCTCTCCGTGACGCACCTCGAACGGGTGATGCCGATCCACGTCGTTGAAGTCGATCGACCGGCGAAAGGCTGAACCGTGGCGCAGGGGAGTCCGACGGGAACGGGGCGGCCCGAGAAGATGGGGGTCGATTCCAGCCGGTGGTCGCGGGTGCGGGAGTTGGCGCAGGATGCGGCGAACTCCGGGATCTCCCGATTGGCGATCGCCGTCGCGGGATGCGGAACGACGCTCGATCCAGTTTTCGTCCAGAACGAACGGGGAGCCCTGCCGGCAAGGCCCCTCGACGATGACTCGATTTTTCTCGTCGCCTCGCTGACGAAACCGATCGTCGCGATGGCGGCCCTGCTCCTCGTCGAGCGGGGCAGGCTGACTCTGAATGACCGCGTCTCCGACCTGCTGCCGCTCAAGGACTCCTCGAAGAAGTCGCTCACGCTCCGTCATCTGCTGACCCACACGTCAGGGCTGCCCGACATGCTCCCGGGCAACCGGGAGCTGCGGATGGCCCGCTCGCCGTTCGAGGCGTTCTACGAAGGGACGCTCCAGGCCGCGATGGACTTTCCGCCCGGGCGCGGCGTCCAGTACCAGAGCATGGGATTCGTTCTTCTGGACCGGATCATTGCGGACGCGGCGGGTGTTCCGACGGCGCGGTTCATCCAGGAGGAGATCTTTGAGCCCTGCGGTATGAACGCCTCGATCCTGGGGGCGCCGGACGGGTGGTTTGACGGCGGTTCTCCGCAGTTGGAGCGGATCGTTCCTGTTCAAGTCCCGCCGGAGCAGGTCGGGGGGGACGAGTGGAACTGGAACAGCCGGTACTGGCGTCAGTTCGGTGCCGCGTGGGGGGGGCTTCTTTCGACGCCGGCGGACCTGGCTCGGTTCTGTCTGATGATGCTGTCGCGCGGGAGTGTCGGGGGTCGGAAGCTGTTTTCTCCCGCGACGATTGCCGCCGCGACGACCAACCAGCTCGGCGCGTTCCCTGACGTCCCGGAGGCGGACCGACGCTGTCGCGGGTGGGGGCTCGGCTGGCGGATGCAGTGGCCGGCGCATGCCGCCTCGTTTGGGGACCTGCTGTCGCCTGCGACTTATGGTCACTGGGGAGCGACGGGGACTGTCTTCTGGATTGATCCGCAGCTGGACCTGGCGACCGTGATCCTGACCGACACGCCGCTTGATCGCAGCACGCGGTGGATTATGCGGCTGTCTAATGCGATCGCGGCGGCCCGGTTGGAGTCCGCGCGCTAAGCGCTGTCCGCAACTCAGCGTCATCGGCCCACCGAGGTCCAGGGGGCACCCTGGTGGGGAGTGCAGAGGGGCAACGCCCCTTTGCCCGCCGGAGGCCTGGCCGTCGAGAGATGTCTGAAGGAGCACGTGTCCAAGCGCGGACAACGTGCCGGATGCCCCTTCAACTAACCCGCGGGGACTGCAAAACGAGCGGTGTCGATGGAATGAGTCCTCAACGCTGGTACCACAATGGGGGCATCCGTTGTGTCCCACGGTTCAGCGAGGAAAATGCCTCCGGGGTCAAGGGGGTGAGACCCCCTTGACCCCAAGCTGCCATGGCACGTTGGGTTTGAGCTATCAGAGCCGTGCCGGCAAGCACGCCGTTCAGACACCCGCCTCGAGCTTGAGGTGCTTCAACAGGTCGCCGGCCGACAGGATGTACCCAATGTAGAACGGACCGAACGCCGCGTACTTCGCCGACGCCTGATCGAACCGCATCGTGTACACAATCTCCTTGATGTGCTCCGGCGACCGGCTCCAGAGCGTCACCCCCCACTCCCAGTCATCGAAACCGGTCGACGCCGTGATCAGCTGACTCACCTTGCCGGCGAACTTGATCCCCGAAGTGGCATGCTCCGCCATCAGCGCGGACCGGACACTGAACGGCTCCGTGAACCAGTTCGCGTGCGGATCCCGGATCTTGTTCATCGGGTAAAAACAGATCACCGGGAAGTTCGGAAAGTCCGGATACAGCCGCTGCTGATTCATCATCGGCAGCCGCTGCTCATAAGCCCGGACTTTGGCGGCGTAGCTCGGATCCTCCGCCGAGACCCCGTCCATCTTCAGCCGCTCGCTGTACTGCTCGACCGTCGGGACATACTCGGAGACTTCCGTGATCGACACGAACGAGTACGTCGGCTCGAGCGCCGCACCGATCGCCGTGGCCCGGATCGCCTGCTTGACCGCGTCGATCTTGAGGGGATCTGGATCGAGCATCATCAGCCCGAAGTCCGCCCGGTGCCCCGAGACGGCAAACACCTGCAGCCGCTCCGGATTGCCGGCCCGCTCCGGATTCAGGAGCTCTTCGAGCTGGCTCAGGCCCGCCCGCCGAGCCGCGGAGTCGAGACCGCCCCACACCTGCGGATTCACCCGGTAGTACAGGTGCAGGCAGTGCCACCCCGTCGTCATGCGGATGGTCGGATCAGGCAGGGGAGCGGCGTGAGAGGGAGGACGCACGCGAAGTTCCTTGAAGAGTTTTTCGGAAAGGCTTTGCGAAGACAGCACCGGGGGCCGGGCAGCCGTCGACAGCCACCAGCGAAGGTGACCAATCTGCCGGGGGCTACAGGTGTGGTTGGCCTGAACTGTCCCGGCGGTCACGGATTATGGCGACCGGGTGATGGGGCGGCAAACTGGGCGCGGCTCGCCGTTCTCCGGGGAGTCGGTAAAATCGCCCATCGTGTCCCAGGAGTCTTCTATGCGTTGCAACTTGCAGTGGGTTCTCACGGCCCTGACCGCCTTCACCCTCACCCGACCCGCTTCGGCGGGAGACTGGCCCCAGTGGATGGGCGAAGCGCGGGATGGGCTCTGGAAAGAGACGAGGATCGTCGACCGGATTCCTCAGGACGGCCTCAAGGTGCTGTGGCGGGTTCCCGTCGGCGGAGGCTACTCGGGGCCAGCGGTTGTGGGGGATCGGGTGTATGTCACCGACTACCAGAAGACGGCCGGGACGATCACGAACAACCCCGGCTCACGGGATGAACTGACCGGACAGGAACGGGTCCTGTGCCTGAATGCGAAGACGGGCGAGGTCCTCTGGAAGCACGAATACGACCGGCCGTACAAGCTTTCGTACCCCAGCGGTCCCCGCGCCACGCCGACCGTGGCGGACGGTCTCGTTTACGCCCTCGGCGCCGAGGGGAACCTGTGGTGCCTCAAGGCGGACTCCGGCGAAGTCGTCTGGTCGAAGGACTTCGTCAAGGACTACTCCGCGCCGGTCCCGATCTGGGGCTTCAGCGGCCATCCTCTCATCGACGGACCCCGGCTGATCTGCCTCGTCGGAGGGAAGGGAAGCGTGGCCGTCGCCTTCGACCGTAAGACCGGCGAGGAGAAGTGGCGGGCGCTGTCGGCCTCGGAGTCGGGATATGCTCCCCCTTCGATGATCGAAGCGGGAGGCAAGCGGCAGCTCCTGGTCTGGGATGCCGACAAGCTGAACTCCCTCGACCCAGAGACCGGTGCGGTCTACTGGTCGCAGGACCTCAAACCAAGCTACGGGATGTCGATCATGGCCCCGCAGAAGGAGGGGGACCTCCTGTTCGCCAGCGGGATCGGCAACGTTGGGGCGGTCTTCCGCCTCGATTCGACGCGGCCGGCCGCGGAGCGGGTCTGGGAAGCGAACGCCTCCAAGGGACTGGCCGCCGCCAACGTGACGCCGCTGATCGTCGACGGGACGGTCTACGGTGCCGACTGTCAGCAGGGGGCCTTCCGGGCCTTCAATCTGGCGGACGGAAAGCGGCTCTGGCAGTCGTTCCAGCCGACCACGGGAGGGAAGCGGGGCGCGTCGCACGGGACCGCGTTCCTGGTCCGGAACGGTTCGCGGTTCTTCCTTTTCAGCGAAACCGGGGACCTCATCGAGGCGAAGCTGACCCCGACCGGCTATGAGGAACTCGGACGGTTCCATGTTCTCGAACCGAGCCAGACCGTGTTCGGTCGGGAGGTGGTCTGGTCGATGCCCGCCTTCGCGAATCAGTGCGTCTACGCCCGCAACGACAAGGAACTGGTCTGCGTCTCGATGGCCGCCGACGAGTAGACGGAACGATGGAAAGAGGATGAGCGGAGGCGGGGAAGGGCGGGAGAGACGTGCCGATGCCAACGCGCCCGCCCGACGTCGCCCGCCACGCCCCCGGCACCGCCGCGGCGGCTCGCCTCTTTCTGGCGCTGGCCGCCAGCATCGTCGGGATCGCGATCCTGCTCGGCTGGGGGCTCGTGCGACTGGCGGGACGGCAGGTCGTCGTGACGACGAACGGCATGCGGTTCCCCCCCGCGTTCGTCCTGAGCTCGCTGCTGCTCTTTGCCGGGAGTCTGGCGCTGCACCGGGCCGTCTCCTGGGTCCGGATCGAAAAGCAGCACCTCTTTCGCCGCTGGCTTCTGATTTCTCTCGGGCTGGGGGCCGCCTTCATGGGGGTCCAGACCTACGGGCTGTGGGCCATGCTCCCGGCGGAGCGGTCGGCCGAGGAGGCGTCGCTCGGCATCACACCGTTCGTCCTGATGCTCGCGGCCCTGCACGTCATGCACTTCGTCGTGGCGACGCTGTTCGTGGTGCTGATCACGGTCCGTTCGTTCCGGGACCGCTATGACCATGAGTACTACTGGGGCGTCCG of Planctomyces sp. SH-PL14 contains these proteins:
- the lptB gene encoding LPS export ABC transporter ATP-binding protein; the encoded protein is MALLEAKDLVKVYPNGKRAVQGVSFSVDKGEIVGLLGPNGAGKSTSFSMACGLTVPTDGRIFLHGKDVSRWPMYQRCRVGMGYLPQNHSYFVKLTVEENILAILEFFPLSHKERMAKVDKLLSQFGLQNRRRQIAHTMSGGEKRRLEIARCLASDPKIILLDEPFTGIDPITINDIQDIISDLRDSGISILLTDHRERETLTITDRNYVIVQGQVLVSGDAKTVLSNEDAQTKYFGKRFDASSILEEKQNYRADKAA
- a CDS encoding thioredoxin-like domain-containing protein, with product MEIRSPRTGLKSVAVRSGLWMLLIAFLVGSVWSVLPSKSPFGLRELAAQDKGDEKKDEKEAADAVPSENPFPGRFPAPSLEGGVEWLNTAGEISLKDLRGKVVLLDFWTYCCINCIHVLPDLKKLEEKYDKQLVVIGVHHPKFENERDTENIRRAILRYEISHPVVNDANRVIAEKYQFSSWPTLVLIDPEGNFVGQQPGEGTGELFDMVIGKMIAYHRAKGTLDETPVRFALERAKAEPTPLRFPGKILTDVAGDRLFVSDSNHNRIVVSSLSGQLKEVIGSGAIGRKDGDYATAEFDHPQGMALVDDVLYVADTENHLLRAVDLKARTVTTKAGTGVQSKSREAGGPLLRTALNSPWALTYLDGKLYVAMAGPHQLWSWELGSNDIRVFAGSGREDILDGTRAEAALAQPSGITTDGKVLYHVDSEGSAVRRVTLGGKGRVDTVAGPRDFPRGRSLFEFGDVDGRGATVRMQHPLDVLFHDGKLFVADTYNHKIKVIDPKTEATATWLGTGKRGAGLSPVELSEPAGLAIAGDQLLVADTNNHRLLSVDLKTKATREFVINGLTPPAPPQPREENDGLAPVELPAIAAKAGETLTLTLDFTLPPAHKLNPLGPVSYRLKAVGTATAVDSAVLGARHDGSGEGSTGTIELPLAATPGKGTYELTMNYTYCREGTEAVCRFGRQKWKVTITTSADGSTKPVAIPVRVAMN
- a CDS encoding STAS domain-containing protein, which produces MAKPPVLQVYQAGETTIVGFCGQEILDEIGVSQCRTEVIEILKANDCKVLAFDLTGVQIIPSGLLGLLSSIRQMGVDVHLYNPSDDVREVLSVTHLERVMPIHVVEVDRPAKG
- a CDS encoding serine hydrolase domain-containing protein → MAQGSPTGTGRPEKMGVDSSRWSRVRELAQDAANSGISRLAIAVAGCGTTLDPVFVQNERGALPARPLDDDSIFLVASLTKPIVAMAALLLVERGRLTLNDRVSDLLPLKDSSKKSLTLRHLLTHTSGLPDMLPGNRELRMARSPFEAFYEGTLQAAMDFPPGRGVQYQSMGFVLLDRIIADAAGVPTARFIQEEIFEPCGMNASILGAPDGWFDGGSPQLERIVPVQVPPEQVGGDEWNWNSRYWRQFGAAWGGLLSTPADLARFCLMMLSRGSVGGRKLFSPATIAAATTNQLGAFPDVPEADRRCRGWGLGWRMQWPAHAASFGDLLSPATYGHWGATGTVFWIDPQLDLATVILTDTPLDRSTRWIMRLSNAIAAARLESAR
- the hemQ gene encoding hydrogen peroxide-dependent heme synthase, giving the protein MRPPSHAAPLPDPTIRMTTGWHCLHLYYRVNPQVWGGLDSAARRAGLSQLEELLNPERAGNPERLQVFAVSGHRADFGLMMLDPDPLKIDAVKQAIRATAIGAALEPTYSFVSITEVSEYVPTVEQYSERLKMDGVSAEDPSYAAKVRAYEQRLPMMNQQRLYPDFPNFPVICFYPMNKIRDPHANWFTEPFSVRSALMAEHATSGIKFAGKVSQLITASTGFDDWEWGVTLWSRSPEHIKEIVYTMRFDQASAKYAAFGPFYIGYILSAGDLLKHLKLEAGV
- a CDS encoding PQQ-binding-like beta-propeller repeat protein, with amino-acid sequence MRCNLQWVLTALTAFTLTRPASAGDWPQWMGEARDGLWKETRIVDRIPQDGLKVLWRVPVGGGYSGPAVVGDRVYVTDYQKTAGTITNNPGSRDELTGQERVLCLNAKTGEVLWKHEYDRPYKLSYPSGPRATPTVADGLVYALGAEGNLWCLKADSGEVVWSKDFVKDYSAPVPIWGFSGHPLIDGPRLICLVGGKGSVAVAFDRKTGEEKWRALSASESGYAPPSMIEAGGKRQLLVWDADKLNSLDPETGAVYWSQDLKPSYGMSIMAPQKEGDLLFASGIGNVGAVFRLDSTRPAAERVWEANASKGLAAANVTPLIVDGTVYGADCQQGAFRAFNLADGKRLWQSFQPTTGGKRGASHGTAFLVRNGSRFFLFSETGDLIEAKLTPTGYEELGRFHVLEPSQTVFGREVVWSMPAFANQCVYARNDKELVCVSMAADE
- a CDS encoding heme-copper oxidase subunit III, with protein sequence MPTRPPDVARHAPGTAAAARLFLALAASIVGIAILLGWGLVRLAGRQVVVTTNGMRFPPAFVLSSLLLFAGSLALHRAVSWVRIEKQHLFRRWLLISLGLGAAFMGVQTYGLWAMLPAERSAEEASLGITPFVLMLAALHVMHFVVATLFVVLITVRSFRDRYDHEYYWGVRYCAWFWHFLGIVWCGILAVMMIAVT